In one window of Rhodopseudomonas palustris HaA2 DNA:
- a CDS encoding bifunctional enoyl-CoA hydratase/phosphate acetyltransferase — MEQIRNRTFDEIAVGDTASLVRTLTYRDIEVFAVMSGDVNPMHVDAAFAKSDHFHQVVAHGMWGGSLISTLLGTQLPGPGTIYLDQSLRFLRPVLLGDTVTVCVKVKEKNDAKKRLLLDCRATNQNGEEVIVGLAEVIAPVEKISRPRVQLPELDLHPAARRHERLIEMAQGLQPLRVAVVHPVDTPSLLGAVEAAREGLIVPVLVGPAARIRAAAVQADLDLSSFEIVATEHSDAAAAEAVAMARAGKVEALMKGALHTDEMMRAVVDPVRGLRTARRISHVYAIDAPDYPRALFVTDAAINIYPTLTDKRDIIQNAIDLVHALGIAQPKVAILSAVETVTESIRSTLDAAALCKMAERGQITGGILDGPLAFDNAVSAESAKTKGIVSPVAGFADIFVVPDLEAGNMLAKQLEYLARAHVAGIVLGARVPIVLTSRADNTLARLSSCAIALLVARHRTAALPSVSSGGAE, encoded by the coding sequence ATGGAGCAGATTCGAAATCGCACCTTCGACGAGATCGCGGTGGGCGACACCGCGAGCCTGGTGCGGACGCTGACCTATCGCGATATCGAAGTGTTCGCGGTGATGTCGGGCGACGTCAATCCGATGCATGTCGACGCCGCCTTCGCCAAGAGCGACCACTTCCATCAGGTGGTGGCGCACGGCATGTGGGGCGGATCGCTGATCTCGACGCTGCTCGGCACGCAATTGCCCGGCCCCGGCACGATCTATCTCGACCAGTCGCTGCGCTTCCTCCGCCCGGTGCTGCTCGGCGACACCGTCACCGTCTGCGTCAAGGTCAAGGAAAAGAACGACGCCAAGAAGCGGCTGCTGCTGGATTGCCGCGCCACCAACCAGAACGGCGAGGAGGTGATTGTCGGCCTCGCCGAAGTGATCGCCCCGGTCGAGAAGATCTCGCGCCCGCGCGTGCAATTGCCCGAGCTCGATCTGCACCCGGCGGCGCGGCGGCACGAGCGGCTGATCGAGATGGCGCAGGGGCTGCAGCCGCTGCGGGTCGCGGTGGTGCACCCGGTCGATACGCCGTCGCTGCTCGGCGCCGTCGAGGCGGCGCGCGAAGGGCTGATCGTGCCGGTGCTGGTCGGGCCCGCCGCGCGGATACGCGCCGCCGCGGTGCAGGCCGATCTCGACCTGTCGTCTTTCGAGATCGTCGCCACCGAGCACAGCGACGCCGCGGCCGCCGAAGCCGTGGCGATGGCGCGCGCCGGCAAGGTCGAGGCGCTGATGAAGGGCGCGCTGCACACCGACGAGATGATGCGCGCGGTGGTCGATCCGGTGCGCGGCCTGCGCACCGCGCGGCGTATCAGCCACGTCTATGCGATCGATGCGCCGGACTATCCGCGGGCGCTGTTCGTCACCGACGCCGCGATCAACATCTATCCGACGCTGACCGACAAGCGCGACATCATCCAGAACGCGATCGACCTGGTGCATGCGCTCGGCATCGCCCAGCCGAAAGTCGCGATCCTGTCGGCGGTCGAGACCGTCACCGAGAGCATCCGCTCGACGCTGGACGCGGCGGCGCTGTGCAAGATGGCCGAGCGCGGCCAGATCACCGGCGGCATTCTCGACGGCCCGCTCGCGTTCGACAATGCGGTGTCGGCCGAATCCGCCAAGACCAAGGGCATCGTCTCGCCGGTCGCCGGCTTCGCCGACATCTTCGTGGTGCCGGACCTCGAGGCCGGCAACATGCTGGCCAAGCAGCTCGAATATCTGGCGCGCGCGCATGTCGCCGGCATCGTGCTCGGCGCGCGGGTGCCGATCGTGCTCACCAGCCGCGCCGACAACACGCTGGCCCGGCTCAGCTCCTGCGCGATCGCCCTGCTGGTCGCGCGCCACAGGACCGCGGCGCTGCCCAGCGTGTCGTCCGGGGGCGCCGAATGA
- a CDS encoding acetate/propionate family kinase gives MNDMMLVLNAGSSSVKFALYEAHTEPTQDCLICEGGIGSLGHRPHHKVVDRHGATVHDAYLADGAGHEEAIRTLMGWIAQRFPERRLAAAGHRVVHGGDLFDAPVRVDAGVIERLRGFIPLAPLHQPHSIAAIESLARLDPRLPQIVCFDTAFHHGLPPLATWFALPRDLIAQGIRRYGFHGVSYEYIASALPGVAGAAVAEGRVVVAHLGGGASMCAMRARKSVATTMGFTALDGLMMGSRTGVLDPGVVLYLLEQKGMTPAEISDLLYRKSGLLGVSGISDDMRTLLASDDPHAEEAVALFVYRIGRELGSLAAALGGLDALVFTAGIGERSAEIRKRVCAQAAWLGVTLDAAANAHAAGAARISIADSKVSVWVIPTDEDLMIARHVWRLVEGDRAA, from the coding sequence ATGAACGACATGATGCTGGTGCTGAATGCCGGCTCGTCGAGCGTCAAATTCGCCTTGTACGAGGCGCACACCGAGCCGACGCAGGACTGCCTGATCTGCGAGGGCGGCATCGGCAGCCTCGGCCATCGCCCGCACCACAAGGTGGTCGATCGCCACGGCGCGACCGTCCACGACGCCTATCTGGCCGACGGCGCCGGCCATGAGGAGGCGATCCGAACCCTGATGGGCTGGATCGCGCAACGCTTTCCCGAACGGCGGCTCGCCGCGGCGGGGCACCGCGTGGTGCATGGCGGCGATCTGTTCGACGCGCCGGTGCGCGTCGATGCCGGCGTGATCGAGCGGCTGCGCGGCTTCATTCCGTTGGCGCCGCTGCATCAGCCGCACAGCATCGCGGCGATCGAGTCGCTGGCGAGACTGGATCCCCGGCTGCCGCAGATCGTCTGTTTCGACACAGCGTTCCACCACGGATTGCCGCCGCTCGCCACCTGGTTCGCGCTGCCGCGCGATCTGATTGCGCAGGGCATCCGCCGCTACGGCTTTCACGGCGTGTCCTACGAATACATCGCCAGCGCGCTGCCGGGCGTGGCCGGGGCGGCGGTCGCCGAGGGCCGCGTCGTGGTCGCGCATCTCGGCGGCGGCGCCAGCATGTGCGCGATGCGGGCGCGCAAGAGCGTGGCGACGACGATGGGTTTCACCGCGCTCGACGGCCTGATGATGGGCAGTCGCACCGGCGTGCTCGATCCCGGCGTGGTGCTGTATCTGCTGGAGCAGAAGGGCATGACGCCCGCCGAGATCAGCGATCTGCTGTATCGCAAATCGGGCCTGCTCGGCGTCTCCGGCATCAGCGACGACATGCGGACGCTGCTGGCCAGCGATGATCCGCATGCCGAGGAAGCGGTCGCGTTGTTCGTCTATCGCATCGGCCGCGAGCTCGGCTCGCTCGCCGCCGCGCTCGGCGGGCTCGACGCGCTGGTATTCACCGCCGGCATCGGCGAGCGCTCCGCCGAGATCCGCAAGCGGGTGTGCGCCCAGGCGGCGTGGCTCGGCGTCACGCTCGACGCCGCCGCCAATGCGCACGCTGCGGGCGCCGCGCGCATCAGCATCGCCGACAGCAAGGTCTCGGTCTGGGTGATCCCGACCGACGAGGACCTGATGATCGCCCGCCACGTCTGGCGGCTGGTCGAAGGCGACCGGGCGGCCTGA
- a CDS encoding GGDEF domain-containing protein has protein sequence MTLSSKVANTVYIEFVRLLYTARWPIAVVGAAILMVGLAVGRQTGDLVAPAIGIIGMLVTVGRLALCVAFDRTVQRRPLDLASAKVWERRLAIGVIATGVCVGGFAVRCFLLPDLTAHMVAGGLVFGYCAGTTTRFSIRPWIVKASLGVSVIPAVSAALWNFDLMHAAQALLFLIFFFGGFELIVYIHDTTREQLTLRAEAAHLARADVLTKLPNRLRLAEHFEETAARLRRHKEGFAVIGVDLDFFKEANDRFGHATGDELLRMVATRLTGLLREHDLAARIGGDEFVVIQADVSDRRDVERLCRRIVETLSAPYAIDGHSITLGASLGTAIAPDDGTSLDDLLAKADAALYAVKRNRSGRTSGAAAARDAAPLAPDVPDGAEPTRGAPQPLQFHA, from the coding sequence ATGACGCTGAGCAGCAAGGTCGCGAACACCGTCTACATCGAATTCGTTCGACTGCTGTACACGGCGCGCTGGCCCATCGCGGTGGTCGGCGCCGCGATCCTGATGGTGGGGCTGGCCGTCGGCCGGCAGACCGGCGATCTCGTCGCCCCGGCGATCGGCATCATCGGCATGCTGGTGACGGTCGGGCGGCTCGCGCTGTGCGTCGCCTTCGATCGCACCGTGCAGCGCCGGCCGCTCGATCTCGCCTCCGCCAAAGTGTGGGAGCGGCGCCTCGCCATCGGCGTGATCGCCACCGGCGTCTGTGTCGGCGGCTTTGCGGTGCGCTGCTTCCTGCTGCCCGATCTGACCGCCCATATGGTCGCCGGCGGGCTCGTGTTCGGCTACTGCGCCGGGACGACGACGCGCTTTTCGATCCGTCCATGGATCGTCAAAGCCAGCCTCGGCGTCTCCGTCATCCCGGCGGTGTCGGCGGCATTGTGGAATTTCGATCTGATGCACGCCGCGCAGGCGCTGCTGTTCCTGATCTTCTTCTTCGGCGGCTTCGAGCTGATCGTCTACATCCACGACACCACCCGGGAGCAATTGACGTTGCGCGCCGAGGCCGCGCATCTGGCCCGCGCCGACGTGCTCACCAAACTGCCGAACCGGCTGCGCCTCGCCGAGCATTTCGAAGAGACCGCGGCCCGGCTGCGGCGGCACAAGGAAGGCTTCGCCGTGATCGGCGTCGATCTGGATTTCTTCAAGGAGGCCAACGACCGGTTCGGCCACGCCACGGGCGACGAATTGCTCCGGATGGTCGCGACACGGCTGACCGGACTGTTGCGGGAGCACGACCTCGCCGCCCGGATCGGCGGCGACGAATTCGTCGTGATCCAGGCCGACGTCTCCGACCGCCGCGACGTCGAACGGCTGTGCCGCCGCATCGTCGAGACGCTGTCCGCCCCCTATGCGATCGACGGCCACAGCATCACGCTGGGCGCCAGCCTCGGCACCGCGATCGCGCCCGACGACGGCACCAGCCTCGACGATCTGCTCGCCAAGGCGGACGCGGCGCTGTACGCGGTCAAACGCAACCGCTCCGGGCGAACATCGGGCGCTGCAGCCGCACGCGACGCCGCTCCGCTCGCGCCGGATGTGCCGGACGGCGCAGAGCCGACGCGCGGAGCGCCGCAGCCGCTGCAATTCCACGCCTGA
- a CDS encoding PaaI family thioesterase — protein sequence MPDASSEPRAMSFEDKARMIQLRRSIHGAIIGLQLDRFAPGEAWSSLPYHPVFVGDIRTGVIHGGVVTAMLDESCGMAVQLALPGTAAIATLDLRIDYLRPATPGQAIRAHAHCYHLTRSIAFVRATAYQESEADPIASATAMFMIGANRTDMLRQEPKVRFDTPAPLQAPDDPGGADGLLAISPYPRFLGIRVDADAEPVMPYDPKLVGNPILPALHGGVIGAFLETAAIVGVHREIGLATAPKPIGLTVNYLRSGRPLDTYARVSIVKQGRRVVAFEAQAYQADPSKPIASCYGHFKLRAEPG from the coding sequence ATGCCCGACGCTTCCAGTGAACCGCGCGCGATGTCCTTCGAGGACAAGGCGCGCATGATCCAGCTCCGCCGCTCGATCCATGGCGCCATCATCGGCCTGCAGCTCGATCGCTTCGCGCCGGGCGAGGCCTGGAGCAGCCTGCCCTATCATCCGGTGTTCGTCGGCGACATCAGAACCGGCGTGATTCATGGCGGCGTCGTCACCGCGATGCTCGACGAGAGCTGCGGCATGGCGGTGCAGCTGGCGCTGCCGGGCACGGCGGCGATCGCCACGCTGGATCTGCGCATCGACTATCTGCGGCCGGCGACGCCCGGCCAGGCGATCCGGGCGCACGCGCATTGCTATCACCTCACCCGCTCGATCGCCTTCGTGCGCGCCACCGCCTATCAGGAGTCCGAGGCCGACCCGATCGCCAGCGCCACCGCGATGTTCATGATCGGCGCCAACCGCACCGACATGCTGCGGCAGGAGCCGAAGGTGCGCTTCGACACGCCGGCGCCGCTGCAGGCCCCGGACGATCCCGGCGGCGCCGACGGCCTTCTCGCCATCAGTCCGTATCCGCGCTTTCTCGGCATCCGCGTCGACGCCGACGCCGAGCCGGTGATGCCTTACGATCCGAAACTGGTCGGCAATCCGATCCTGCCGGCGCTGCATGGCGGGGTGATCGGCGCATTCCTCGAAACCGCGGCGATCGTCGGCGTCCACCGCGAGATCGGCCTCGCCACCGCGCCGAAGCCGATCGGCCTGACGGTGAACTATCTGCGCTCCGGCCGCCCGCTCGATACTTACGCCCGGGTCTCGATCGTCAAGCAGGGCCGCCGCGTCGTCGCGTTCGAGGCGCAGGCCTATCAGGCCGATCCGTCCAAGCCGATCGCGTCCTGCTACGGCCATTTCAAGCTGCGGGCGGAGCCCGGCTGA
- a CDS encoding methyl-accepting chemotaxis protein: MSLRTRITLALIAASVLTAAVLLIGSITTISDIIRRADDRELRGHYDAVISQLAQEARQAAAMSAVVAAMPAAQQALARRDRQGLFDLFLAGFPFLKSQYGVDQFQFHVPPATSFARIHQAQKFGDDLSGFRKTVVEANRDRKAIVGLESGVAGLGIRGVVPVAHDGKHAGTVEFGLTFGQGFFDKFKQERGVDVALHLSKPDGSVAAPVGTIRGPSFFTPAEIRKSAGGAVTTRQADDASGKPMAMLLGPVKDFSGHPIGALEIAMDNSEYAAATSNAYLLAILASVGALVLAAITGFIIAGGISRPILSLCEAMRGLAGGDLSIALPPLKRKDEVGQMIDAVGVFRESMIETERLRADQAEAARRQAAQRRDEMHGLAESFEAAVGRIVETVSSASTELEASAGALTATADRSLDIATAVAAASEEASTNVQSVASATEEMTSSVGEIGRQVRESAQIARDAVSQAETTNAHVAELSRAAAQIESVVELINKIAGQTNLLALNATIEAARAGEAGRGFAVVAAEVKALAEQTATATSDIARYVGSIQSATGESVASIGSIGQTINRLSEIAAAIASAVEQQGVATREISRNVHHAAEGTHQVTVNIAEVQRGATETELASTSVLAAAHSLSEESNALKKEVEHFLHSIRAA, from the coding sequence ATGAGTCTTCGTACGCGCATCACGCTCGCTTTGATCGCCGCTTCGGTGCTGACCGCGGCCGTCCTGCTGATCGGATCGATCACCACCATCAGCGACATCATCCGCCGCGCCGACGACCGCGAACTACGCGGCCACTACGATGCGGTGATCTCACAGCTCGCGCAGGAGGCCCGGCAGGCGGCGGCGATGAGCGCCGTCGTCGCCGCGATGCCGGCTGCGCAGCAGGCTCTGGCGCGTCGCGACCGCCAGGGGTTGTTCGACCTCTTCCTGGCGGGCTTTCCGTTTCTCAAGTCGCAATACGGCGTCGATCAGTTCCAGTTCCACGTTCCGCCGGCGACGTCGTTCGCCCGCATCCACCAGGCCCAGAAATTCGGCGACGACCTGTCGGGCTTCCGCAAGACGGTGGTCGAGGCCAATCGCGACCGCAAGGCGATCGTCGGTCTGGAGTCGGGCGTCGCCGGACTCGGCATCCGCGGCGTGGTGCCGGTGGCGCACGACGGCAAACATGCCGGCACGGTCGAATTCGGCCTGACCTTCGGCCAGGGCTTCTTCGACAAGTTCAAGCAGGAGCGGGGCGTCGATGTCGCCCTGCATCTGAGCAAGCCCGACGGCTCGGTCGCCGCGCCAGTCGGCACGATCCGCGGCCCGAGCTTCTTCACCCCCGCCGAGATCCGGAAGTCCGCGGGCGGCGCGGTGACGACCCGTCAGGCCGACGACGCCAGCGGCAAGCCGATGGCGATGCTGCTCGGCCCGGTCAAGGACTTCTCCGGCCATCCGATCGGCGCGCTCGAAATCGCGATGGACAACAGCGAATATGCCGCCGCCACCAGCAACGCCTATCTGCTCGCCATCCTCGCCTCGGTGGGAGCCCTGGTGCTGGCCGCGATCACCGGCTTCATCATCGCCGGCGGCATCTCGCGGCCGATCCTGTCGCTGTGCGAGGCGATGCGCGGCCTCGCCGGCGGCGATCTGTCGATTGCGCTGCCGCCGCTGAAACGAAAGGACGAGGTCGGCCAGATGATCGACGCGGTCGGCGTCTTCCGCGAGAGCATGATCGAAACCGAGCGGCTGCGCGCCGATCAGGCCGAAGCGGCGCGGCGGCAGGCGGCACAGCGCCGCGACGAGATGCACGGCCTCGCCGAGTCGTTCGAGGCGGCGGTCGGCCGCATCGTCGAGACGGTGTCGTCGGCCTCGACCGAACTCGAAGCCTCCGCCGGCGCGCTGACCGCCACCGCCGACCGCTCGCTCGACATCGCCACCGCGGTCGCGGCGGCGTCGGAGGAAGCGTCCACCAACGTCCAATCGGTCGCCTCCGCCACCGAGGAGATGACCTCGTCGGTCGGCGAGATCGGCCGCCAGGTCCGGGAATCGGCGCAGATCGCCCGCGACGCGGTGAGCCAGGCCGAGACCACCAACGCCCACGTCGCCGAACTGTCGCGCGCCGCCGCACAGATCGAATCCGTCGTCGAGCTGATCAACAAGATCGCCGGCCAGACCAATCTGCTGGCGCTCAACGCCACCATCGAGGCGGCGCGCGCCGGCGAGGCCGGCCGCGGCTTCGCCGTGGTCGCCGCCGAGGTCAAGGCGCTGGCCGAGCAGACCGCGACCGCCACCAGCGACATCGCCCGCTACGTCGGCAGCATCCAGAGCGCGACCGGCGAGTCGGTGGCGTCGATCGGTTCGATCGGCCAGACCATCAACCGGCTGTCGGAGATCGCGGCCGCGATCGCGTCGGCGGTCGAACAGCAGGGCGTCGCCACCAGGGAAATCTCGCGCAATGTCCACCACGCCGCCGAGGGCACCCATCAGGTCACCGTCAACATCGCCGAGGTTCAGCGCGGCGCCACCGAGACCGAACTCGCCTCCACCAGCGTGCTGGCGGCGGCGCATTCGCTGTCGGAAGAGAGCAACGCCCTGAAAAAGGAAGTCGAGCACTTCCTGCATTCGATCCGCGCCGCCTGA
- a CDS encoding thermonuclease family protein, translated as MVAVIFVLALLLGTPAFAADAVIKDAATLQLGGVTYRLEGIDAPELDQRCLSEFADPSACGIEARDAAAKLIAGRKVNCRDLGPDPVFKGRRIGGCAIAGDDLGLSRRLVQAGLAFNSDSKGRFAADQSKAMDDHTGLWKGCFVAPENFRRWDKTAPLRGAACRDDRQAETRSALFPDMPARPEGCTIKGKLAKRARITGNVGVYQLPGCPSYAALIKLNRWFCSEDDARAAGFRKAYNCRIGAKR; from the coding sequence ATGGTTGCGGTCATCTTCGTTTTGGCATTGCTGCTCGGCACGCCGGCCTTCGCGGCCGATGCGGTGATCAAGGACGCCGCGACGCTGCAGCTCGGCGGCGTCACCTATCGGCTCGAGGGCATCGATGCGCCGGAGCTCGACCAGCGTTGCCTGAGCGAGTTCGCCGATCCCTCCGCCTGCGGGATCGAAGCCCGCGACGCCGCGGCCAAGCTGATCGCCGGCCGCAAAGTCAATTGCCGCGATCTCGGCCCCGATCCCGTGTTCAAGGGCCGCCGGATCGGCGGCTGCGCCATCGCCGGCGACGACCTCGGCCTGAGCCGGCGGCTGGTGCAGGCCGGCCTCGCATTCAATTCTGATTCCAAAGGCCGCTTCGCTGCCGATCAGTCCAAGGCAATGGACGATCACACCGGCTTGTGGAAAGGCTGCTTCGTCGCGCCTGAGAACTTCCGGCGGTGGGACAAGACCGCGCCACTGCGCGGAGCGGCCTGCCGCGACGATCGCCAGGCCGAGACCCGTTCGGCGCTGTTTCCCGATATGCCGGCGAGGCCGGAAGGCTGCACCATCAAGGGCAAGCTCGCCAAGCGCGCCCGCATCACCGGCAATGTCGGCGTCTATCAGTTGCCGGGCTGCCCGAGCTACGCCGCTTTGATCAAGCTGAACCGCTGGTTCTGCTCGGAGGACGACGCCCGGGCCGCCGGCTTCCGCAAGGCGTATAACTGCCGCATCGGGGCCAAGCGCTGA